AGCTATCAGAAAATGAACGGCCATCGTCAGTACATGACTCAGCTGAACATTTTGTCAATAGTTAAAGACGGTGTTAGTCTCACCGGAGAAGAAGCTCCTATGGTTGAGAAAAGAATTGTCTTGCCTCCTGCTAAAATTAGAAGAGTGGTCGCAGCTTCTGAGCCAAAAGCCGAAAAAGAAGTTGCTGTAAAAAAAGCCGCTCCCAAAAAAGCTGCCGCAAAAAAACCGGCTGCTGAGAAAAAACCAGCTGCTAAAAAGCCAGCTGCCAAGAAAACCAAGAAGGACGAATAATTCCCAATCAGTTAACTCTTAAAATATTAAGATATGGCTCACAAAAAAGGTGTCGGTAGTTCAGAAAACGGTCGCGAATCCCACAGTAAGCGACTCGGCGTAAAAATCTACGGCGGACAGATTGCCAAAGCAGGCAACATCCTCGTTCGTCAGCGCGGTACCAAACATAATCCCGGTGAAAATGTCGGAATGGGTAAAGACCATACGCTTTTTGCACTGAAAGATGGTGTTGTTGAATTCCGCAAAACCAGAGACGAAAAATCTTTCGTCACTGTGAAAGAACAGCAGAATTAAAATCTCT
The Bacteroidetes bacterium GWF2_43_63 DNA segment above includes these coding regions:
- a CDS encoding 50S ribosomal protein L21 gives rise to the protein MYAIVDIAGQQFKVNKAGKVYVHRLQAEEGSQIELKNVLLIDDEKNVQVGKPNVDGAHVLAQVVEHMKSDKVLVFHKKRRKSYQKMNGHRQYMTQLNILSIVKDGVSLTGEEAPMVEKRIVLPPAKIRRVVAASEPKAEKEVAVKKAAPKKAAAKKPAAEKKPAAKKPAAKKTKKDE
- a CDS encoding 50S ribosomal protein L27, which produces MAHKKGVGSSENGRESHSKRLGVKIYGGQIAKAGNILVRQRGTKHNPGENVGMGKDHTLFALKDGVVEFRKTRDEKSFVTVKEQQN